In Rattus norvegicus strain BN/NHsdMcwi chromosome 1, GRCr8, whole genome shotgun sequence, a genomic segment contains:
- the Bcl3 gene encoding B-cell lymphoma 3 protein gives MPRCPAGAMDEGPVDLRTRPKGISGAALPLRKRPLRPASPEPAAPRGPAGPLDALRSNCDVPAVPGPPHCVARPEALYYQGPLMPMYSTPTMAPPFPLLNLPTHPYSMICPVEHPLSADIAMATRVDEDGDTPLHIAVVQNNKTAVYRILSLFKLGNREVDVHNNLRQTPLHLAVITTLPDIVRLLVTAGASPMALDRHGQTAVHLACEHRSPSCLQALLDSATPGSVDLEARNYEGLTALHVAVNTGCQEAVLLLLERGADIDAVDIKSGRSPLIHAVENNSLNMVQLLLLHGANVNAQMYSGSSALHSASGRGLLPLVRTLVRSGADSGLKNCHNDTPLMVARSRRVIDILRGKASRAASGSQPDPSPDQSATNSPESSSRLSSNGLQSSPSSSPSLSPPKDAPSFPMTPQNYFLPATSAPAFLPFPGVLRGPGRPVAPSPAPGSS, from the exons ATGCCCCGATGCCCCGCGGGGGCCATGGACGAGGGGCCCGTGGACCTACGCACCCGGCCCAAGGGCATCTCAGGCGCCGCGCTGCCACTCCGCAAGCGCCCGCTGCGTCCCGCGTCTCCAGAGCCCGCAGCCCCGCGAGGTCCTGCTGGACCCCTGGACGCCCTGCGCAGCAACTGCGACGTCCCGGCTGTCCCTGGACCCCCTCACTGCGTGGCCAGGCCGGAGGCTCTTTACTACCAGG GACCTCTGATGCCCATGTACTCTACCCCGACTATGGCCCCGCCCTTTCCGCTGCTGAACCTGCCTACTCACCCCTACTCCATGATTTGCCCCGTGGAGCACCCCCTTTCAGCTGACATTGCCATGGCCACCCGGGTGGATGAGGACGGAGACAC GCCTCTCCACATTGCCGTGGTCCAGAATAACAAGACGGCCGTCTACCGAATTCTCAGCCTTTTCAAGCTTGGGAACAGGGAAGTCGATGTCCACAACAACCTGCGACAG ACCCCGCTCCACCTGGCTGTGATCACCACATTACCAGATATAGTCCGGCTCCTGGTGACAGCTGGTGCCAGCCCCATGGCCCTGGATCGCCACGGTCAGACTGCAGTCCACCTGGCATGCGAGCACCGAAGCCCCAGCTGCCTGCAGGCCCTGCTAGACAGCGCAACCCCGGGCTCTGTGGACCTGGAGGCTCGCAATTATGAAG GGCTCACTGCCCTGCACGTGGCCGTGAACACCGGGTGCCAGGAAGCTGTTCTGCTGCTCCTGGAGCGTGGCGCAGACATCGATGCAGTG GATATTAAGAGCGGCCGCTCCCCACTCATCCATGCTGTGGAGAACAACAGCCTGAACATGGTGCAACTGCTCCTGCTG CACGGCGCCAACGTGAACGCTCAGATGTACTCTGGCAGCTCGGCTCTGCATTCCGCGTCTGGCCGCGGGCTTCTGCCTCTGGTGCGCACACTGGTGCGCAGCGGGGCTGACAGCGGCCTCAAGAACTGTCACAATGACACACCCCTCATGGTGGCGCGCAGCCGCAGG GTCATTGATATCCTAAGGGGAAAGGCCTCTCGGGCTGCTTCAGGGTCACAGCCTGATCCATCCCCAGACCAAAGTGCCACCAACTCCCCTGAGAGCAGCAGCCGTCTCAGCTCCAATG GCCTCCAGTCCTCTCCGAGCTCCTCACCCTCGCTGTCTCCCCCGAAGGATGCTCCAAGCTTCCCCATGACTCCCCAAAACTACTTCCTTCCTGCAACATCTGcacctgccttcctgcccttccCAGGGGTCCTCCGAGGCCCTGGCCGGCCCGTAGCCccctccccagctccaggaagcaGCTGA